Below is a window of Humulus lupulus chromosome 2, drHumLupu1.1, whole genome shotgun sequence DNA.
CTCCATCAGAATCCGAAAAACCTAGTAATTATTTTCCTTCGATTCTTCCCTACttgtattaaaaatttaaataattttcttcTTTTGACTGACCCCTTATGATTTTTCTCTTAATATTTTCAGTCAAGGTTCATGAACTTCGCGTTTATGAGATAAACGAGCGCGATCGCAGCAGCCCTGCTTACCTCCGATTGAGCCAGAAAGAAGTTAACTCTCTTGGAGATCTAGTCCCTTTCAGTAACAAAGTAATAACTTCCTACTCTTCTTGATCTTTaacaaatttcaaaattcaattaCTTTGGTCATGactaattttttgttttgttatctTTCTCTATGATCCCAGTTGTACACTGGCTGTCTCCAAAAGAGGATTGGCATAACAGCCGGGATATGCATTCTGATCCAGAACAAAGCAGAGAAGAAAGGTGACCGGTACGAGGCCATCTACAGCTTCTACTTCGGCGACTACGGCCACTTATCGGTGCAAGGCTCGTACATGACCTATGAAGACACTTACCTGGCTGTGACCGGTGGGAGTGGCATCTTCGAAGGGGCCTACGGCCAAGTAAAGCTGCAGCAGCTCATCTTCCCCTTCAAGCTTTTCTACACTTTTTACTTGAAGGGAATCAAGGAGGACTTGCCCGAGGAGCTTTTGGGTGTCCATGTTGAGCCCAGCCCATCTGTTGAGCCCAGTCCAGCTGCCAAGGCCTGTGAGGCCCACGCTGTGATTCAATCTTTTACTGACTAGACTAGTTAAGgaatataattatgttttttctatttttttttttgggaagaaTCTAGTTATGTATAATGTATGCGTCGGTGTCTCTCTTTGATGCTCTGTTGGTTCATTTTTGGGAATGAACTCTCTATCTTTCTGAATCAATAGAGTATAAGATAGAATTATCTTCGGGCTTTGTGGTGGTTCTTATGatattatatattgatattttcttttaatgctTTGTTGGTAGGTGAGTTTTGGCCTGGTCTCTACTTAttccttttcttcttcaaaaGTGACAACCTTTATGCTAATGTTGTGGTCAACTGTGTCATCAATGGCCCATGATGCATATAGTGATATTATTATATCTACCTACTCTTTGCGTTCCACTTCAAGTgggttcattttttttatttttattttttctgatttTAAGTGGTCACCTTTTCTTTTTCGTTGTTAGGGTAGAAAAGTTTTTGTATCTTCGACCATGTAATTTCTGATAAAAGTGGTGTCCTTGCATGTGACCATGTAAAGAGAATAATTATTTTGTGTGGAGATGTCATTCGTTCTTTTAGATTTGATTGGCACAAATGTCCATTAGTGATCGGATTTGATTATTTTGGTTTAGTTTATAGtgtccaattagatttggttgaCATTTACTTATCCATTaggtttttttattaaattaattgtgttttcttgcttttTTTATACAGgataaaaaatattaaagaaaacaAGTTTAGTGTTTCTCTGATGTTAGCTTCTTAGCTAATGCTTTTGTTAGGCTTACTAGTTTTACAAATTTCTAACATTAACTAAAATTAATAATGTAGAaagaaatacaaaaataaaacattATAACCTTGAAAAAAGTAAGTTTTAACTATAGaggattatattaatttaaattttattctaATAAATTTATGTGGTAAAACAACTTCAAAATGTAATGTTCCTTTATtcttattaaatataataataataataattatcacCTGCCACTTagcttaatatatttatatattattttttagtggttaaattctaattttcttttcaaaaaaatatattttacttaaATTTTTAAATACTAATTTTGTGTCTATTTTTTCTAAATactaaaactttttttttaattttaaatacatttttttttaattttacaaagtTTACTGAAGTTAATATAATTTCTATTTTTGgtcttttttttaaatttaattattttaccttcatttaaatattatataattataataatttatcaaattaaaaaATAGCAAGtaaacttaattatttaaatgggaAAAATGTTATGTAACTAGCTTGCCCTGACTTGTGCTTAAAAGTGAATTTAAAAAAATGATCAAATgtgttaataatttaatttttattcgTTAAGAAGGCAAGCATTTGAATAAAATATACTCTTGTGAAGTTGCGACACACAACATAATATCCTGAATATTATATTTATGATGAAAGTAGAAATTGCTGCGAATGTGATGCAAATGCTAGCTTTTTAAATAATATGCATGCGTAACACGTGTATAATTCAGCAAATATATGTAAGTACTATTTAATAAGAATCGCACGTTGAGTCCTTCAAAAAACAAAATTAGTAATTATCACGTTCCACGAGTTTTTCTCTTTTAATGAAACTTGACAATATATTCAAGAAGACTTTGTAAGCTCAAATCAACAAATTTCAAAGTTATGAGTGTGTTGGAAATTGGCGGGAAGTGCTCTCCTGTTTTCGTTCTCATTttcatttataattttaattccCGTCTCCGTCCTATTTTTACTTTTTTTCCATCAGAAACAAGGTAAGGAATCTTCTATTGGGATATGAATCTCCGCAGGAAacctatttatttaaaaattaattttagaataaaattttaaaataaaaatagtaaattatatgcacattaaaatattgcacaatatttataatttaaaatactaaacatgatcctaaataaaatttaaaatattaaaaaagttacttaTACACTGCAATAACACATAAAGAAAagtataaaatattacaaaaatatataataatttaaacgGCCTCCATCGAGACAGGGAGTGTCATCCCCGCCTCCACCCCATTTAACATTTGGGGATTGAAAACTATCCCTATTCCCCATTATACGACGATTTCCCACTCCATTAGGGACAGGTCCCCGCAGGGTCACATTCCCatggggaaaatgtgcatccctatAGTTAAACACCTTCAATTTGGACATTTctcatttatttagttttttccGTCCTATGAATGCAACTGATCTTATTGTTTGAAATTTAGGATAGTGTTGATGAAACTTAAAATACTTAGAGGTTTAAaatagattttggaaatgctttcaaAAAGTAATATGATAAGCTTTGtaaataataatcaaccaacaaataaatattattcctaAGGATATATATTAACACAATTTTGATTTATGGCTTTCGATTGTTCATGAGAGAAGAGACT
It encodes the following:
- the LOC133817749 gene encoding allene oxide cyclase, chloroplastic-like, with the translated sequence MASSAPATALRTISSSSPKLHNTRSPFSSSLSPPKSSLSFTKVLSPALISTPKLQITSNPSSKTYITCRSQASPSESEKPIKVHELRVYEINERDRSSPAYLRLSQKEVNSLGDLVPFSNKLYTGCLQKRIGITAGICILIQNKAEKKGDRYEAIYSFYFGDYGHLSVQGSYMTYEDTYLAVTGGSGIFEGAYGQVKLQQLIFPFKLFYTFYLKGIKEDLPEELLGVHVEPSPSVEPSPAAKACEAHAVIQSFTD